The genome window ATGCCGCTAAAGAAAAAGATGCCGAGCATCAGCCACAGGAAGCCGCTCCAACTGGCCATTGAGCCTGGATTCGCAAATGGCAGGATTGCAATACTGCACGCCAGCATTCCGATCCCGCTGACCATCGTCACCTTTGCCCCGCCAACTTTGTCTGCGACTGGCCCTGCGGCAGCGCGGACTCCTGCCCCAACCAGCGGCCCCAGAAATGCAAAAGCCAGTGGATCCGGTGCGCCATCGAATCCGCCGTAAAGTTGCTTGATCATTAACGGAAAAGCAGCTGCTAGGCCACTAAACGACCCGAAGGTCATGATGTAGAGCGAGGTCATGACCCACGTGTGCTTTTCCTTGAAGATATCGAGTTGCTCCCTAAAGCTGGCCTGAACCGGCACGTCCCGAAGCCCAAACCAAGCGACCACAGCACCTAAGAGCACAAGAGGCACCCAAATCAGTGCCCCGTTCTGAAGATAGATGTTGCTGGTCGCCCCGGTCTTTGAGTTGGTTAAAGTTTGCGAACTACCAACCAGGACGATCCCGATGATGGCGGGAATAAGAAATTGGGCAACACTCACGCCAAAGTTTCCGATTCCCGCTTGAATCCCGAGCGCCGTCCCCAGCTTGGATTTTGGGAAGAACAACGATGTGCTCGGCATGAATGAACTGAAGTTGCCCCCACCCAAACCCGCGAGAAACGCCAGAACCAAAAAGGTTGACAGCGGAGTCTGAGGGTTCATGACCGCGAACCCCCAGCCCACGCAGGGGATCGCCAAGAGAAGCGTCGATACACTCACGGTCTTGCGCGTTCCAAAAATGGGGACGAGAAAAGTGTGAATGATCCGCAAGGTCCCAGCCGCGAGGCCGGGCATGGCCGTCAGCCAGAACAGTTCCTGGGGCGTGAACTTGAAACCGATGCCAGAGAGTTTTACGACCAGAGCGCTCACCATGAACCAGGTGGAGAAGCTCAGGAGCAGGCAGAACGTGGTAATCCATAATGTCCGCCATGCCACCGGCTTCGCGGTGGACTCCCAAAAGGTTGGGTCGTTAGGTTGCCATTCTTGAACTTTCTGAGCGTCGGTTGCTGTATTCATGAGTCGGACTCTTTGTCTTTCCCTATTTTCGATGATCCGCTCACGGCGCGCTATGATGCCTGTCATAGAATCTCAAATGGCTCAGACCTCTTCGTCCGTGGGGCTCTGGGAAGCGCGCTGCTCTACTCCGTCGCCGGAGCCTGTTTCGCCATCTTTAGGATCGTGACGTGCATCCAAACAAGGCAAACAATGCTAATGAGAGCGAGGAGCAGCCAGCAAGAGGTCCAGAGTCCGGTCAGTTTTAGCAGGTAGCCAAACAGAATCGGGCAAAAGAAGCCGCCCAGTCCGCCGATGACCCCAACGATTCCACCCACAACGCCGACGTCATTCGGAAAATAGTCGGGGATGTGACGATACACGGCGGCTTTCCCGATCCCCATCATGATTCCCGCCAAGAAAACGATAGTCGTAAACACCCACACGTTGGCCTGGAAGTAAACGTGAGTCACACCACGGGCAAGTAGCTCGCGCTTCTTCACCTTCTGGCCCACTTGTACCACCGGTTCTTGCCAGGACTGACTTCGGGGAAGGATGATCGTGCCCTCAGAAAGGCTCGAACCCTTGCTCGATAGGGTTTGGGTCGAGCCACTGGCCGTCTTCAAAGCATACGACTTGTCATCAATTTGAACCCGATCTTGACTGACCAGAGTCACGGTTCCAGCTCGATCCGCCAGAACTCCTTCCCCGGGAGACATGATGTCCATGCGTGGCGCGATGACGAGCGCGAACAAAACCACGCAGCTTGCCAGCACCCAGTACATCGTGGATCGGGCTCCGAACTTATCGCTCATCCACCCTCCAAGCGCACGAACCAGCCCGCTCGGAAGGCTAAAGATGCTCGCCATCAGCCCCGCCATCGCGAGGCTCATTCCGTAGACGCTGAGATAGTACGGCACGAGCCATTGAGCTAGGGCTACGAACGCCCCAAACACAAGAAAGTAGTACGCGCCGAATCGCCACACTCGAACGGACTTGAGAGGGGCAAGCATGGTGCGAAGTGTCTTTTGGCTCGCTCCTTCCGTGACCCGATTCTTCGTAAAGACCGCAAACAGGATCGTCATTCCAAAAAGGCATGCCGCGTAAATCAGAGGCAAAGTCCGCCACCCTTCCAATTGACTACCTTCTTGAGTGAGTCTTTGCAACGCGAGGGGAGCCAGCAGGGTAGTCAACGCCGAGCCTGCGTTTCCAACACCGAATATCCCTAGCGCGGTTCCTTGCTTTTCCTTGGGAAAAAACACGGATGTGTAGGCGATGCCGACCGCGAAAGCCGCGCCGCTCATCCCAAAAATGAGCCCCGAGATCACGAGATGGGCGAAAGTAGTTGCGAAGCTAACGGATGCAACTCCGGCGGTTGCAAGGAGCATCACGCCGATGTAGACCGGCTTGCCCCCAAAACGGTCCGTGAGTAGCCCGACCGGCAACCGCATGATCGACCCGGTGAGAATGGGTACACCAAGGAGCCAACCGAGCTCCTCTTTGGAGATCGGAATGACCTGCTTATCGACCAAAAAAGCCCCCAGCACACCGTACATCGTCCAGACGGCGAAGCACACCGTGAAGGCGATGGTGTTGAGGATGAGCATGCGGTTGGCAAAGGCTCGATCTGGCATGCCTCTGTTATGGCCCGCACTCTCGGCGAGGTTTATGATGGATATCATGGTTCCACGCGGCGGCTTACGGCACAATTGAGTCGTGACCCATGCGGATGTGCTGGCGGATCGGTTTGGTCGATTCCACGACTACCTTCGGGTGTCGATCACGGATCGATGCAATTTCCGGTGCGTCTACTGCATGCCCGAAGAAGGCGTAGTCTGGCAACCGCGCGAAGAAATTTTGAGATTTGAGGAGATTGAGCGTCTTGCTCGGTTCTTCGTGGAGCGTGGCGTGCGGAAGATTCGGCTTACCGGCGGCGAACCAACCCTACGCAAGGGCTACCTTCACCTCGTTGAAGCAATTGCCGCCATCCCGGGTTTGAGGCAACTTGCTCTCACAACCAACGGAACCCGCTTGGCCCAAGACGCAGGGGCGCTCAAGGCGGCTGGGCTGGCAAGCGTCAATGTTAGTTTGGATACACTGCGGCTGGATCGCTTCGTTGAGATCACGCGGCGAAACGAGTTACCTAGGGTTCTCCAAGGAATTGAGACCGCCCGTGCGGCGGGGCTAGAGACCAAGATCAACGTGGTGGTTCTTCCGGGAGTGAATGAGGATGAGATCATCCACTTCGGCGAGTTTGCCAGCGAGCACAATCTGACCGTCCGGTTCATTGAGTTCATGCCTTTTCTCGACAACGGTTGGAACGCAGACCGGGTCGTCTCTTCCGCAGAGATTCGAACCCGGCTCTCCGAGCGATTTGAGCTTCGACCCCTGGAATCTGGCGCCTCGGATGTTGCCCGGGAGTATGCAATCGATGGCTCCGAGGGCCGGGTCGCCTTTGTCTCAAGCGTCACCGAGAGCTTCTGTTCAGGCTGCAACCGCCTTCGCTTGACGGCAGACGGTCAGCTCAAATCGTGTCTATTCCTACCGCCGAGCGTCTCGTTACGGGACTTGATTCGAGGGGGAGCTCCCGACGAAGAACTGGAGACAGCTGTCCAATGGTGCCTCGATGGCAAGTGGAGCGCCCATCCACCGATGCGGAACTGGGCTCAACGAGATAACTTAACCATGGTGCAAATAGGCGGATGAGAGACGTTTCTTTTAAGAACACAACCAAGCGAACGGCCCTCGCTCGCGCTGAACTTACGGCGAGCGCCGAGACGATTCGGCGCGTCCAGAATGGCGATACTCCCAAAGGAGACCCGGTTCCCGTTGCTAAGGTTGCGGCGATTCAGGCGACGAAAAAAACAACCGAGTGGATTCCTTACTGCCATAACATCCCGATTGAGCATGTAAGGGTGGACTTTGAATTCTTGGCAGACCGCATCGCGGTCGAGGTCTTTGTTGTTTCCGTCGCCAAGACCGGGGTCGAGATGGAAGCTATGACCGGGGCCGCTGCTGCCGTGCTCACCCTCTACGACATGCTCAAAATGATCGACGACGGCATGGAAATCGTCGGCGTTCGCCTCCTTTCCAAAACGGGTGGGAAGAGCGATCTTCCCCAGCGCAGCGACTGGAACGCACAAGTTCTGGTGATGTCAGATCGAGCGCATCGCGGCGATTACGACGACCGAAGCGGCCCAACCCTTGAACAGGCACTAAAGGGCCACGGCGCGGGCTCCGTCTCGGTGAAAGTTCTGCCCGATGAATCGGAATTACTGGGTAATGAGGTTCGCGCTGCCGCTGACAGAGGTGTTTCGTTGCTCGTGATCAGCGGAGGTACGGGCGTTGGTCCTAGGGATATCACTTCTGATACCATCGCACCGCTCCTCGAAAAAAGCCTCCCTGGTGTGGTCGCTGCCTTTCAATCCTACAGCCATTCAAGGCTACCGACCGCGATGTTTGCCAGGCCGATTGCTGGGATCATTGGAGAGACGGTTGTGCTGGCAATTCCGGGCAGCCCGGGAGCGTGCGAGGATGCCATGGCCTGCTTGATGCCGAGCCTGTTGCATGTTCATTCCATGCTCGCTGGGGAGGGCCACCCGTGATCACGGTCGATGAGGCGCTTTCAATCATTCGCGATCATCGCCGGACCATACCAACGGAAGGAGTGGAGCTGATTCACGCCCTGGGCCGGGTTTTGGCGAAAGATGTCGTTTCCCCATTTGATCTTCCGCTCTTTGATAACTCCGCCATGGACGGCTTCGCCGTCGGGAGTCCAGAGGGGCCCTGGGAGATCGTTGACGAGGTTGCGGCGGGGGCGACGGCTCCAATGGGCATCCAACCGTGTCAGGCCGTGCGGATCTTCACTGGAGCCCCCGTGCCAAGTAGAACATACGGCATCATCGCACAAGAAGACGCTTCGGAACAAGAAGGCTTGGTCGTGGGAGAAGTTCGAAAGGGCGGACATGTGCGGTTTCAGGCTGAAGAAGCACCGGCGGGGCATCTCGTCGCGCAAAAGGGAGCGATGTTGACACCACCCCATCTCGCCGCGTTCGCGAGTTGCGGACTTGCCACAGTTGAAGTCCGCGGTCTGCCAAATGTCACCATTCTTAGCACCGGAAATGAAGTCGTGCCTCCTGGCCAGTCACTCCAATACGGTCAGATCTTCAATTCCAATGCGACCGCTCTCTCGTCAGCCTTGGCCCTCAGAGGCATCCGCGCACAAGTGCGACACGCTCCAGATTCCCAAGAAGAGCTACGCGCCCAGATCCACGAGTCGATTCAAAGTTCCGAGCTCCTGATCACGACCGGCGGGGTTTCCGTCGGGGCTCATGACCTCGTTCGAGCGGCCATGGAGGAGGCGGGTTTCCACGTGAGGTTCCACGGCGTCGCCGTGAAACCAGGCAAGCCAATTGCTTTCGGGGTGCGAGAAGATGGAAAAGCATGGTTTGGCCTCCCTGGCAATCCTCTCTCGACATGGGTGGGTTATCTGGTTTTCGTCAGTACTTGGCTGGAGGATGAGTTGCCCCGTGAACCCAGGCGAGTCGCGAGAAAGATGGATAGGAAGCCGGGACGCGAAGAGTTTCTGCCGGCGCAGCGATTACCCAGCGGTGAGGTTACGATCCGCAACCTCATTGGCTCCCACGCGAACTTTGGCCTTTTGGAGAGCGACGGACTTGTGAGGATCAACCCCGATGTGATCACGTTGGTCCAAGGCGAGCACATCGATTTCTTGCCTTTCCCATGGAATCGAAACCCATGAAGACCGTGACAATCCGCTATTTTGCCGTCCTGCGAGAGCGCCGTGGACTCGCCGTTGAGCAGAAAACGACCTCATGCGAGACCGTTGGAGACTTCGTCGAAACGCTCATCGCAGAGCACCGGCTCGGACTTCCGCCCGCACTAATTCGGGTTGCCATCGAAGGTGAATTTGTCGATCCAGCTGACCCACTGCAAGAAGGAAGTGAACTTGTCCTGATTCCTCCGGTGGCGGGCGGATGAAGTTCTCCCTAAGCGATGCCCCGATTGCCGCTGAGCAGATAACCCATGATGCGGCGGGCGGATTTGTCGTCTTCGAGGGCAAAGTACGCAATCACGCCGAGGGGCGGTCCGTTGTTGGGCTCGAGTATGAGGCATTCCCCGAAATGGCCCTTTCCCAGGGGGAAGCGCTTGTTCGAGATGCCATCGAGCGTTTTGGGCTCTCGGAAGCCAGGGTGATCCATCGGGTCGGGCAACTTACCATCGGCGACACGGCAGTCGTCGTGCAAACGGCCTCCCCCCACCGGCGAGAAGCCTTTGAAGCATGCGAGTGGATCATGGACCAACTCAAGTGGCGGATTCCCATTTGGAAGCGCGAAACCTACTCTAGCGGAGTCGCCGAGTGGGTTGTCCCCGGTGAAGCCGCGTCTAGCCCGGTTGACGACGAGATGTTCGCCCGGCAAATGCGACTTCCCGAAGTCGGACCCGAGGGTCAAGCCGCGCTCGCCGGAGCCAGAGTCTTACTTGTCGGGGTTGGGGGCCTGGCGGCTGGGAGCCTGCCTTCACTGGTGGGATCAGGCATCGGGACGCTGGGCCTGGTAGACGCCGACCTGGTTGAACTCTCGAATCTTCATCGTCAAACCCTATTTGCCGCTTCGGATGTGGGCCGTTTGAAAGTCGAGCGAGCTGCCGTATTCGCGCGTCGCCTCCGGCCCGAGCTGACGGTTCAGACATTTCCTGTGCGCCTCGCTGAAGGTAATGCCGAACAACTCGTCTCCGGCTACGACTGGATCATAGACGGAACCGATTCCCTAAATACAAAGCTTCTGCTCGACCGAGTTTGCCAGCAACTCGGCCGCCCCTTGGTCACCGCCAGTGTCCACCAATTTGAGGGGCAACTGATGACGATCCGGCCCGGAGGACCGTGCCTTGCCGATCTTTTTCCCGAACCGCCTCCCGAACACTGCGTTGGAACATGCGCCCAATCCGGAGTGCTTGGCGTTGTGCCCTCGCTGATGGGGGTTCTCCAAGCGAACGAAGTCATCAAAGGCATCCTTGGATTACCGGTCTTGGATGACAAGTTGCTTTTGTTTGATTTCCGCACCTTAGAAGCTACCACGATCCGTCGCAAATCCTCCGGCGAACTCAGTTCCGGGAGCAGCAATTGGGACGTAGATGCAACCTCCATCAATCTTGAAAGCTTTGAGTTGGTGGATATTCGGGAGCCTAACGAAACTCCCGAGCTCACCCGGCCCCATCATAAGGTGCCTATGGCGGAATGCTACGAAGTCGAATGGCAACGTCCTACCTTGTTCGTTTGCGCCTCCGGAAGGCGTAGTTACCGCCTAGTCGCCGACCTCAGAGCACGGGGTGTTCGCGGCGTCTTCTCGCTTCAGGGAGGAGTCGAGTGCCTTGAACGTGATTGAGCCGTGGCTTTATTTTGGAGTCTTCGCCGTGGCCCTTGGCTACAGCATGGTCGGTCACGGCGGAGCCTCGGGATACCTCGCTTTACTTGCATTCACCGCGATTCCGAGCGCGGTTGGGGCCACCACAGCGCTCGTTCTCAACGTCTTTGTCGCGGGTATCACCCTGGTGGTATTTGGACGAGCGAAGCATTTTGATTGGAATCTCGCGTGGCCGCTGCTGCTGGGGTCTGTACCTTTCGCGTTTCTAGGCGGACGCCTCAAGTTCGAAAACCAAGTCCAAGACCTCGTTCTTGCCGCGGTGCTTCTTTATGCCGCTGGAGTGCTGATTTTGAGCGTTCCGGCTAAAGACGGCGAGAGCCAACCACCGGTTCGTCCTATTCTCGTGGGGTCGGGGGCTGGCATTGGCTTCTTGAGCGGGCTCGTAGGGGTCGGAGGAGGGATTTTTTTGTCTCCGCTGCTGATCCTCAATCGGTGGGCGCAGCCGCACAAAGTGGCAGCCCTCTCGGCGGTGTTCATTTTCGCGAACTCGCTGGCCGGTCTCTCGGCTCGACCTTTTGATCTCCTGAGAGAAAGCCTGAGCCAATGGCCTCTAATCACAGTAGGCATTCTTGGCGCAGTCGGTGGCAGCTACTTCGGAGCCCATCGAGTATCAAGTCTTGCCCTTCGGCGTGCGTTAGGATTGGTTTTGCTACTTGCCGTGGCTAAGCTGCTCCAGAAGGGATTGGGGCTATGATGCCTGTCATAGCGGCATTCTCCCAGCGAGACTAAACTTCAGATATGGCTAAGCCCCCTGTCTCAATCGAGAAGCTGATCGAAGAATTCGGTCCGCACCCCGCCTACATGCCTCCTGGCGGTTGGGTGGGCAGGGATGATCCCGACAAGTTGGTGAAGACGCACTGTTGCTTCTGCGGAATGCAATGCGGGATCCAGTTAAAGGTCAAAAAAGACCAAGTGATCGGGTTCGAGCCTTGGGAGGAGTTCCCCTTCAATCGAGGTAAGTTGTGCCCCAAAGGAGTGAAGCGATACCTGCAGGGAGGCCACCCAGACCGATTGCTTAACCCGATGAAGAACGTGCCGGGACAAGGGTTCATTTCCATCTCATGGGAGGAAGCGTTCAGCACCACCATCAAGGCTATCCAAGACGTTCAGGCTAAATACGGCAATGACTCCGTAGCCTTTCTCTCCGGCGTTTCTCTCACCAATGAAAAGAGTTATCTGATTGGAAAATTTGCACGACTCGGATTGCAGACCGCCAACCTAGACTACAACGGTCGCCTATGCATGGTGAGCGCAGGGGCGGGTAACAAGAAGGCATTCGGGCTTGACCGAGCTTCAAACTACTGGGAGGACATCGTTCACGCCGAAGTGATTCTCCTTGCCGGAACGAACGTGGCCGAGTGTTCCCCCATTACGACCGACTACATTTGGCGAGCCCGGGATCGCGGCGCGAAACTGATCGTGATCGATCCCCGCGTGACGCCCATCGCTCGCACTTGCGATCTTCACCTCCCGGTGCTCCCGGGAACGGATTCGGCGTTGTTGCTTGGAATTCTACGGGTGCTGATCGAAGAGGGACTGACCAACGAAGAGTTCATCGCGGAATTCACTTCGGGTTGGGAAGAAACGAAAGCAGCGGCTCTTGCGCTTCCCCTGGAAGAGGCGAGCCGAATCAGCGGGATCAAGGTTGAGGACATCGTTCGAGCCGGAAAAATGTGGGGTGAAGCTAAGACCAGCTTCCTGATGCACGCGCGGGGTATCGAGCACAGTTCCAAAGGCGTGGACAACGTGGTGAGCTGCATTAACCTCGTTCTCGCAACTGGGCGGATCGGGCGAAAAGGTTGCGGATATGGAACCATCACGGGGCAAGGCAACGGACAAGGAGGGCGCGAACACGGCCACAAGTGCGACCAGCTCCCCGGCAATCGAGATATCTCAAACCCGGCTCACCGCGAGTACATCTGCTCGGTTTGGGGCTGCACCGACGAAGAACTCCCCGGCAAAGGCCACACCGCTCCCGAGATCATGGAAATGATCCACGCCGGTGAGATCAAAGCCCTTATCTCCATTTGCTTCAACCCGCTGGTCTCGCTGCCAGACTCTAACTTCACCCGCGAGGCACTCAACAAACTAGAGCACTACACGGCCATCGACTTCTTCTTGAATGAGACAGCTCACCATGCCGACATCGTGATGGCGGGATCGCTTCATGAAGAGGAGGAAGGAACCAGCACGAGCGCCGAAGGGCGGGTAATCCGAATCAAAAAGGCGGTCAATCCTCCTGGAAACGCCAAGGCCGACACCGACATCGTCTTGGAACTTGCTCGGCGGCTTGGACGAGGCAAGTTTTTTGACCACTTCAAGACGTCGGAGGACATTTTCAACGAGTTGCGAGTGGCGAGCAAGGGCGGGACCGCTGATTATTACGGAATCACCTACGAGCGAATCGAGAATGAGCTCGGCGTCTTTTGGCCCTGCCCCGAAATTGGCCACCCAGGCACCCCCCGCCTGTGGGAGGACCTGAAGTTTAAGACCCCAGACGGCAAAGCCCAGTTCAATGCTGTGAAGTACCGTCCGCCGCTGGAAGAACCGGATGACGAGTACCCGGTGGTTCTGACGACCGGGCGAGTTGTGTCGCACTACTTGAGCGGAACACAAACTCGCCGGATCGGAGGGTTGGTTGATCTCTGTTCCGATCCCTACGTGGAGATCCACCCGACGTTGGCCGAACAATATGGCATTGCCGATAAGGATTGGATGCGCGTCACGAGTCGGCGCGGCGAAGTCGTCCTTCAGGCGAAAGTGGTCACCACGATTCGCCCCGACACCGTTTTCATCCCGTACCACTGGCCCGGGCGTAAGGCGGCAAATAATCTCACCATCCGTTCCTACGATCCCGTCAGTGGCATCCCTGAATACAAACGAGCCTGCGTGAAGATCGAGAAGTCTGAGACACCGCAATGAAACGGGCCTTTGCGCTGGAGCCATTCTCTCGGGATCATAATGACGGCCTGCACCTCGCTCGGGCGCTAAGAGAGGAGCGTCTGGACGCTCCTGCACTGGCTCGTGCGACTTGGGAGCGGGAGATTGCCGACCACTTTGCCGAGGAGGAGCGGCTCCTCGGCCCGCTCGCCGGTGCAGATTCTGCTCGCTTATATAAAGAACACCGGCAGATCGAACAGCTCATCAGCGAATTGCCGACTTCGTGCGTATCGCTTGGGCAAGCTCTCGAAGATCACATTCGCTGGGAAGAACGGGTGATGTTTCCCGCCATTGAATCCCGCATGACCCCCGACGAGGAGGCCACCTTGGCTCAAGAAGCTCTCAAAATGGAGCATCGCCGGTGGGAAACCTGCCCAAGCCGGGCCGAAATCGTGCAACGCCGACTTGACCGCCTTCATCCCGAAGCCTAACCACTACTGCATCTTCATCAGCCGCTTTACCCCGGCGAGCATCCAGATGTTGATGCCCAGAAGCAAGAAGCTGAACGCCGAAGCTTGAATCACCATGCCGGTCTTTCCGGTCAAGATATTTTCAAGCACCATCACAAACAGCCATAGCTGAATGAGAAACAGGATCATTGCAAACAGCAGGAATCCGACGAAGACGACTGCCTTTTGGCGGCGGCGATGGAATTGCGGCGTATTCACTAGTGGTCACCTTTGATTGCACCAGTCGCCCAGATTTCGCTACCGCGAACTTCGATCTTAACTTGGGGAAGGGGGTGCGGCGGCGGACCTTGAACCACGCTACCGTCGTCCAAGGAAAAAGCACCGTTGTGGCATGGGCAGTAGAGGAGCTCACGCTCGTTCTTGACTTCGTACTCCACGGGGCAAGAAAGGTGAGTGCACCGCCGTTTGAAGGCAACAAATTCGCCGTCCTGCTTCCTGACTAGAATGCACAGATCACCAGGTCGCGGGCAGCTGAAAGCCAGGGCGGAACCGGGCTTCAAATCTTCAGTCGAGCATATCTTTGCGGCCTCAAACTTGATTTCCTCCCTCGGAATTTGGGCGTAAGCCGCCAGTGCTGCCGTGCCAACGGCTACACCACCACTTGCTAACGTGAGAAACTTGAAGAACTCACGGCGGGTCACAAAGTGGTCGTCTTCCCACTCAATCGGAAAATCTTCTTTCAGCTTGTCGTTCATGTTGGATTAACTCTCCACTTGTCGCACGGCGGTCAAAAGGTCAGATCGACGAACGACCGCATCGGGTTTAACCGTGAGTTGTTTTGTTCCTTGGGGCATCATCAGGTGAACCTTGGTTGTGATCTTCTTGTTGCCAAATATGAACTCGTTGATCGGGGTTCCTGAGCGTTCGGCGGCGAGTTCTTCGGGCGTCCCGTAGAACAGAGCGCCGGATGGGCACACGGTAGCGCACATGGGTTTCAGTCCGATGGAAGTACGGTCGTAGCACATGTCGCACTTCATCATCTGGTCCACCTCAACGTCGTACTTGGGCACTCCGAATGGACAAGCGAACAGACAATTTGTGCACCCGATACATCGTGGCTTCAACGAGCTTTGCACCACGCCATCAGGGGTTTTCTTGATTGCATCCGCCGGGCAAACCATCGCGCACGCTGGCTCGTCGCAATGCATGCAGATGATTGGCGTTGTCTGCACGGTGTCTGCTCGCTGAACTTGCTCCAAGTGAATCATCGAGACGCCCGGGTGGGTGTCGCACTCGGCACACGCCTGAACGCAGGCATTGCAACCGATGCACCGGCTTGGGTCTATGTAGAACTGCCGCTCACTCACAACGACAATGGTTGCACGCCAACCAACCGCACACCATGATATCCATCATACAGCTGTCTGCACTTGGTCGAAGCTAGCGCACCGGATCATGTCAAATATGACCGATGTCATAGGATTCTGGGGAGTGATCAGCAAAGATTGACTTATGCCGATTCTTCCTGACCACATGGACAATAGCGACCTTCATATAAAGCCGATTCTGGAGTTTCGAGCCAGGTACGAGCGGCGCATGGATGCGGACTTTCAGCCTGACCGGCGTGATAATCGAAGCAACCTGTTGCTCCGAGGTCGAGTCGGTCTGCAATTGAGCAAAGACGGTGTCACGGGCAGAATCGTGTACCAGCACGCAAGCTCACTCAACTGGCTTCCCGCTGGAAACGGTATCGCGATCCGGAGCGATCTTCTTGAGGCCAACGTCAGCTTCAAGAATGGAGCGACTACCTACACTGTTGGGCGGCAACGTTTCGGGTTGGGCAATCGAAGGCTCATCGGCGAACTCGAGTGGAACAATGTCGCCAACGCTTTAGAGGGCCTTAAGGTTGAGGATCGATCTTGGACCTTCTTCCTGATGCGTGCGGGCGTATTGCCAGCTCCCTCGAAGAACTTAGTTTTGTCGGGAGTCACCTTCAAGAGGGCGTCCAACACTACGGCCTTCATCATCAAGGTTGATGATGCGAAGGGGGTAGATCAAACTCGGTATACGCTTTCGAATGAGGGAACGATTAAGCCGAATACGAAATCGACCCTGAATTATCAAATCGCCTTCCAGGCGGGTCATCAGGATGGGAAAAGCGTGCATGCTTGGGCGGCAAATGGAAGGTACGGGAAGGAAATCACGCCAAAGGTAGAGGCGTACAGCGAACTTAACGTTGCCAGCGGCGGCAGTAGCAACCGAGTCAATGCCACTTTTGATCAGCTGTACCCCAGCGGACATGATCGACTTGGATTAATGGACACAACTGGGTGGAAGAACATCGTTTCTGCGGCCGCTGGGCTGAAGTTCAAGCCAAGCGCAAATTCGTCGCTGCGGCTCAGCTACACCTGGTTGCAGCTTTACGATAAGCATGATGCTTGGTACGGAGTAGGCGGAGCGATCAATTCCTTTGGCACAACGCTTTACAGAGATCCAACCGGCAACTCCGGTCGCGATATTGGGCAAGAGTTCAGCCTGGATTACTCTTCGACGATGGCCAATGGTTTAACCTTGAGTTCTGGCGCTGGCGTTTTTCTTCCGGGCCGATTTGTGAAGTCCTTCGGTGGAGGCAGATCGGGAAATCAGACCTTCGGCTACTTCATGCTCGGTTGGAAATTCTAATCCTATCGGACGGCCTGAAGCAATTTGTCCAGATCCTTTACGAGGATATGCCGCGCCTGGGTTTCAATCCACTCCTGCTTCTGCCAACGGCTCATGATGCGGATCGTGGACTCCACGGTCGTACCTGCGAGCTCAGCGATTTCTTGCCTCGTGAGG of Chthonomonas sp. contains these proteins:
- a CDS encoding ThiF family adenylyltransferase, coding for MKFSLSDAPIAAEQITHDAAGGFVVFEGKVRNHAEGRSVVGLEYEAFPEMALSQGEALVRDAIERFGLSEARVIHRVGQLTIGDTAVVVQTASPHRREAFEACEWIMDQLKWRIPIWKRETYSSGVAEWVVPGEAASSPVDDEMFARQMRLPEVGPEGQAALAGARVLLVGVGGLAAGSLPSLVGSGIGTLGLVDADLVELSNLHRQTLFAASDVGRLKVERAAVFARRLRPELTVQTFPVRLAEGNAEQLVSGYDWIIDGTDSLNTKLLLDRVCQQLGRPLVTASVHQFEGQLMTIRPGGPCLADLFPEPPPEHCVGTCAQSGVLGVVPSLMGVLQANEVIKGILGLPVLDDKLLLFDFRTLEATTIRRKSSGELSSGSSNWDVDATSINLESFELVDIREPNETPELTRPHHKVPMAECYEVEWQRPTLFVCASGRRSYRLVADLRARGVRGVFSLQGGVECLERD
- a CDS encoding sulfite exporter TauE/SafE family protein; the encoded protein is MIEPWLYFGVFAVALGYSMVGHGGASGYLALLAFTAIPSAVGATTALVLNVFVAGITLVVFGRAKHFDWNLAWPLLLGSVPFAFLGGRLKFENQVQDLVLAAVLLYAAGVLILSVPAKDGESQPPVRPILVGSGAGIGFLSGLVGVGGGIFLSPLLILNRWAQPHKVAALSAVFIFANSLAGLSARPFDLLRESLSQWPLITVGILGAVGGSYFGAHRVSSLALRRALGLVLLLAVAKLLQKGLGL
- a CDS encoding molybdopterin oxidoreductase family protein; amino-acid sequence: MAKPPVSIEKLIEEFGPHPAYMPPGGWVGRDDPDKLVKTHCCFCGMQCGIQLKVKKDQVIGFEPWEEFPFNRGKLCPKGVKRYLQGGHPDRLLNPMKNVPGQGFISISWEEAFSTTIKAIQDVQAKYGNDSVAFLSGVSLTNEKSYLIGKFARLGLQTANLDYNGRLCMVSAGAGNKKAFGLDRASNYWEDIVHAEVILLAGTNVAECSPITTDYIWRARDRGAKLIVIDPRVTPIARTCDLHLPVLPGTDSALLLGILRVLIEEGLTNEEFIAEFTSGWEETKAAALALPLEEASRISGIKVEDIVRAGKMWGEAKTSFLMHARGIEHSSKGVDNVVSCINLVLATGRIGRKGCGYGTITGQGNGQGGREHGHKCDQLPGNRDISNPAHREYICSVWGCTDEELPGKGHTAPEIMEMIHAGEIKALISICFNPLVSLPDSNFTREALNKLEHYTAIDFFLNETAHHADIVMAGSLHEEEEGTSTSAEGRVIRIKKAVNPPGNAKADTDIVLELARRLGRGKFFDHFKTSEDIFNELRVASKGGTADYYGITYERIENELGVFWPCPEIGHPGTPRLWEDLKFKTPDGKAQFNAVKYRPPLEEPDDEYPVVLTTGRVVSHYLSGTQTRRIGGLVDLCSDPYVEIHPTLAEQYGIADKDWMRVTSRRGEVVLQAKVVTTIRPDTVFIPYHWPGRKAANNLTIRSYDPVSGIPEYKRACVKIEKSETPQ
- a CDS encoding Rieske 2Fe-2S domain-containing protein translates to MNDKLKEDFPIEWEDDHFVTRREFFKFLTLASGGVAVGTAALAAYAQIPREEIKFEAAKICSTEDLKPGSALAFSCPRPGDLCILVRKQDGEFVAFKRRCTHLSCPVEYEVKNERELLYCPCHNGAFSLDDGSVVQGPPPHPLPQVKIEVRGSEIWATGAIKGDH
- a CDS encoding 4Fe-4S binding protein, translating into MSERQFYIDPSRCIGCNACVQACAECDTHPGVSMIHLEQVQRADTVQTTPIICMHCDEPACAMVCPADAIKKTPDGVVQSSLKPRCIGCTNCLFACPFGVPKYDVEVDQMMKCDMCYDRTSIGLKPMCATVCPSGALFYGTPEELAAERSGTPINEFIFGNKKITTKVHLMMPQGTKQLTVKPDAVVRRSDLLTAVRQVES